A genomic stretch from Microtus pennsylvanicus isolate mMicPen1 chromosome 11, mMicPen1.hap1, whole genome shotgun sequence includes:
- the C11H17orf100 gene encoding uncharacterized protein C17orf100 homolog, with protein sequence MASPLRGKSSAPRVESTRHKETVLMETSSHREETSSHRVEISSRQVRTSSRQVETSLRHREGPSLTPSTKRLPGFLEVSSQHVETSSQCTETSSSHVRASSSLRVETTVHRVESPARRDKKAASQSAKMAR encoded by the coding sequence ATGGCCTCGCCCCTTAGGGGCAAGTCCTCCGCCCCGCGAGTGGAAAGCACCCGCCACAAGGAGACTGTCCTCATGGAGACGTCGTCCCACCGCGAGGAAACATCATCCCACCGCGTGGAGATTTCCTCCCGGCAGGTTCGAACGTCTTCCCGGCAGGTGGAGACGTCTCTGCGCCACCGAGAGGGGCCCTCCCTCACCCCCTCCACGAAGCGACTCCCCGGATTCCTCGAGGTGTCCTCCCAGCACGTGGAAACCTCCTCGCAGTGCACGGAAACGTCCTCCAGCCACGTCAGGGCGTCGTCATCTCTGCGGGTGGAGACGACTGTGCACCGTGTAGAGAGCCCAGCCAGGCGGGACAAGAAAGCTGCTAGCCAGAGTGCCAAAATGGCCCGATGA